In candidate division KSB1 bacterium, the following proteins share a genomic window:
- a CDS encoding tail fiber domain-containing protein, protein VKIGSGSQVMLLDGNEIDAMSGSLFLNNNSSGDVVLVRGGGNVIVSTTLVHSSDRRLKKNITTLDHALDKVLNLRGVSFEWKKEGARNRNPQQGVQIGFVAQEVETVVPELVKTDSEGYKSVAYANVTALLVEAVKGQQKTIAEQNTQLKAQNAQLKELRSRVNKLESQFSQTAMLNK, encoded by the coding sequence CGGTCAAAATCGGCTCCGGCAGCCAAGTGATGCTCCTGGATGGCAATGAGATCGACGCGATGTCCGGGTCGCTCTTCCTGAATAATAATTCCAGCGGGGATGTTGTGCTCGTCAGAGGCGGCGGTAATGTTATCGTGAGTACTACACTCGTTCATAGCAGCGACCGGCGCTTGAAGAAAAATATCACCACCCTTGACCACGCTTTGGACAAGGTCTTGAACCTGCGCGGCGTCAGCTTTGAATGGAAAAAAGAGGGAGCCAGAAACAGGAACCCGCAGCAAGGCGTTCAAATCGGCTTCGTTGCCCAGGAAGTCGAAACCGTCGTTCCTGAACTTGTTAAAACGGATTCTGAAGGATACAAATCTGTGGCTTACGCTAATGTCACAGCGCTCTTGGTTGAAGCGGTTAAAGGCCAGCAGAAAACCATTGCAGAACAAAATACACAATTGAAGGCGCAAAATGCACAATTGAAGGAATTGAGAAGCAGAGTTAACAAGCTGGAAAGCCAATTTAGTCAGACAGCAATGCTCAATAAATAA